Proteins encoded within one genomic window of Oryza brachyantha chromosome 7, ObraRS2, whole genome shotgun sequence:
- the LOC102707509 gene encoding protein LURP-one-related 10-like yields MNPTMPAPAPAPTAVTPSAPVAVVGPQFCVPYVVPLTVTKKSLSLTDGDFTVTDANDAVVLKVKGTIFSIRHRRVLLDAAGQPILSMHEKVLSMHHRWEVFRGDSSNPRDLLFSVKKSSMIQLMKTEMDIFLAGNTAEQVCDFRIKGSYFDRSSVFYLGDSNTMIAQMSRKYTAASVVLGKDIFGITVFPQVDYVFVAALVVILDDVHRDKSD; encoded by the exons ATGAACCCGAcgatgccggcgccggcgccggcgcccacgGCGGTCACGCCGTCCGCGCCGGTCGCCGTGGTGGGCCCGCAGTTCTGCGTGCCGTACGTGGTGCCGCTGACGGTGACCAAGAAGTCGCTCAgcctcaccgacggcgactTCACCGTCACCGACGCCAACGACGCCGTCGTGCTCAAGGTCAAGGGCACCATCTTCAGcatccgccaccgccgcgtcctcctcgacgccgccggccagcCCATCCTCTCCATGCACGAGAAG GTATTAAGCATGCACCACAGATGGGAAGTATTCAGAGGGGACAGCTCCAATCCGAGGGACCTGCTCTTCTCCGTGAAGAAGTCTTCCATGATCCAGCTGATGAAGACAGAGATGGATATCTTCTTGGCAGGGAACACTGCAGAGCAGGTCTGTGATTTCAGGATCAAGGGTAGCTACTTTGACAGATCCTCTGTCTTCTACCTTGGCGACTCAAACACTATGATCGCTCAA ATGAGCCGTAAGTACACTGCTGCAAGTGTGGTGCTGGGGAAGGACATATTTGGCATCACCGTGTTCCCGCAAGTCGACTATGTGTTCGTCGCAGCTCTTGTTGTGATTCTGGATGATGTTCACAGGGACAAATCCGATTGA
- the LOC102720060 gene encoding uncharacterized protein LOC102720060, with protein sequence MSLVSSSSGEEGGGGKQQLLMSSRIVSSSSRDRAAGGVVANASFRVYYSLGAAGTVPFVWESKPGTPKSTVVPASAADGGYALPPISPPPSYQRSCNYSQSSPPSSSSSKAAKKRRRKLSSSTSSSWSSSPGGGGGGGWMSWLTSFRRRPWWPPSPSKTYRRRWLGQDSGVAVDDVVRRSPRRRAVTCFGAAGKEHW encoded by the coding sequence ATGAGCTTGGTGAGCTCGAGTAGTggtgaggaaggaggaggagggaagcagcagctgctgatGAGCTCGAGGatcgtgtcgtcgtcgtcgagggatcgcgccgccggcggggtggTAGCCAACGCGTCGTTCCGGGTGTACTAcagcctcggcgccgccggcaccgTGCCGTTCGTCTGGGAGTCCAAGCCGGGCACGCCCAAGAGCACCGTCGTGCCGGCGTcggccgccgacggcggctaCGCCTTGCCGcccatctcgccgccgccgtcgtaccAGCGGTCGTGTAACTACTCccagtcgtcgccgccgtcgtcgtcgtcgtcgaaggCGGCCAAGAAGCGCAGGAGGAAgctgtcgtcgtcgacgtcgtcgtcttGGTCCTCTTcaccaggaggaggaggaggaggaggttggATGAGCTGGCTGACGAGCTTCAGGAGGCGGCCGtggtggccgccgtcgccgtcgaagACGTACCGCCGGCGCTGGCTTGGGCAGGAcagcggcgtcgccgtcgacgacgtcgtccggcggtcgccgcgccgccgtgccgtcacGTGCTTCGGAGCCGCCGGCAAAGAGCACTGGTGA